GAGCGGTTGCCCGACATGCTCAATCAGCACCTGTAACAGCTTAAACTGGAACTCGCCGAGCCGCCGCTGCTCGCCGGTTTGCTGATGTATAAGCGAGCCGGACGCGGAGTCAACCAGCCAGTGATGAATAATAAAATCCGTGTTCATAATTCATTTTTCGTTAAATCCGGGGAGATATTTTTACCTGTAACGGAGCGTTTTACCATCAAATTATCCGATTAGTTATCAGTTGAAACTATCTTTTCAGCTGAGGTGTGACTGCCCGAAGGGGAGCCGATACCCGGCAGGCGGACGGGATACCGCCCTGAGTGCTGTCTTATTCCGGTCATTTTTTTGCCATAAGCGGTTCATCCACGCTGGGTAGTGTCGGCTAAAACGCCCGGAGATCCGCCTGTGTTTACTATCGAAACCGTACTGGAAGAACTCAGCCCTCAGCATCGTACCCCCTCATGGCAAAAATCCCTGCTGCGCGTGTTGCTGCACGAAAAAGAGTTTCAGCAGTTCAACCAGAAATACCGCCACCTGAAGGGGCTGGATATGGTGGAACAGGTGCTGGAGTACCTCGACGTCAGCTGCGAACTCAGCGAACGCGATCTGGAGCAGATCCCCAGCCAGGGGCCGGTGGTGATCGTTGCCAACCATCCGCTGGGCACGCTGGACGGCCTGGCGCTGCTGCACGCCGTCTCACAGGTACGTCGCGATGTGAAAATCGTCACCAATCGTCTGCTCAACTGCCTGGAGTCGCTGAGCAGCCTGATGCTGCCGGTGGACAATATGGGCAACCGCACCAGCCGCCAGCAGCTGGCGACGATGCAGGAGCAGATGGAGAACCAGGGCGTGCTGATCTTCTTCCCGGCCGGCGAAGTGTCACGCTTCGGCAGCAAAGGGGTGAAGGATGGCAAATGGAGCCACGGCTTCCTTAAGCTGGCGGCCCGCTACCGCGCGCCGGTGGTGCCGATCCACGTCAGCGGCCGCAACAGCGCGCTGTTCTACCTCACCTCGAAAATCTACCGGCCGCTGTCGATGCTGCTGCTGGTCAAAGAGATGTTCCATAACCGCGGCGCGCGGCTGAAGCTGAAGATTGGCAAACGCATCCCTTACGCCAGCTGGCACGACGGCCACACGCCGGCCAAAGCGCTGGCGGCACGCTTTCGCCGTCACCTGTATCGGGTCGGTGCAGGCAAGCCGGCGCTGTTCCAGACCGAAGCGGCCATCGCCCGTGCGGAAGACCGCGCGGTGCTGAAGCGCGCGCTGGCCGGCTGCGAAGTGCTTGGCCAGCTGCCGGACGGCAAAATGATTTACCTCTACCGCCGCAACGGCGAAGACTACGTGCCGATCCTGCGCGAGCTGGGGCGGCTGCGTGAAATTGCCTTCCGCGCGGTGGGCGAGGGCAGCGGCACCCGTCGCGACCTCGATGACTATGATGATGACTACTATCACCTGATCCTGTGGGACGAAGAGGCGCTGGATATCGTCGGTGCCTACCGCTTTATCCCTACCGCCGAACAGTTAGAGCGCAAGGGCGTCGAGGGGATCTACAGCCACAGCCTGTTCC
This portion of the Erwinia sp. E602 genome encodes:
- a CDS encoding lysophospholipid acyltransferase family protein; the protein is MFTIETVLEELSPQHRTPSWQKSLLRVLLHEKEFQQFNQKYRHLKGLDMVEQVLEYLDVSCELSERDLEQIPSQGPVVIVANHPLGTLDGLALLHAVSQVRRDVKIVTNRLLNCLESLSSLMLPVDNMGNRTSRQQLATMQEQMENQGVLIFFPAGEVSRFGSKGVKDGKWSHGFLKLAARYRAPVVPIHVSGRNSALFYLTSKIYRPLSMLLLVKEMFHNRGARLKLKIGKRIPYASWHDGHTPAKALAARFRRHLYRVGAGKPALFQTEAAIARAEDRAVLKRALAGCEVLGQLPDGKMIYLYRRNGEDYVPILRELGRLREIAFRAVGEGSGTRRDLDDYDDDYYHLILWDEEALDIVGAYRFIPTAEQLERKGVEGIYSHSLFHYDHQMNPILMQGIELGRSFIQPAYWGKRGLDYLWLGIGAYLAKYPQYRYLFGPVSISGGLPLAARDLLVAFYRLWFAPALPLAASRRPYPASLPDVLAQFHGVSYGEDLKTLKRLLTNLGTGIPPLYKQYSELCETGGVQFIDFGSDPDFNHCIDGLVLVDLTRLKESRYQRYIAVHQQGEETGTAQQGTRAEMAEMAGVSQHPASAEHHATA